A genomic segment from Sphingomonas astaxanthinifaciens DSM 22298 encodes:
- a CDS encoding lysozyme inhibitor LprI family protein, with translation MPRSTLILLVLGGLLLLGAIIFGLSLGRSGAGDDKLGANAEGQETSEAAAADPGARCASPATADLIKRELFRQASATRGSDQTMFDQLAGYSALRVSGPVLREKDEGLERVSCGASLALDLPPGVAVVGRRRTLTASVTYDLQPATDSSGDVLVLRGAEGITVPLATLARSGSQPAPVPIPAAPVTDEAAPSEPAPEADPAPPPPPVPAEPAPVTSASRPSFNCARARTSGEVAVCGSDSLAALDRQMASFYVQALRDADPAQRALLQRTRDRFLAFRDRCDNDRCIADAYRGRISEIRDIVDGRWRGN, from the coding sequence ATGCCGCGCTCGACTCTGATCCTGCTCGTGCTCGGCGGATTGCTGCTCCTGGGCGCCATCATCTTCGGCCTGTCGCTCGGCCGCTCGGGCGCGGGCGACGACAAGCTGGGCGCCAACGCCGAAGGCCAGGAGACCAGCGAGGCCGCCGCGGCCGACCCGGGCGCACGCTGCGCTTCCCCGGCGACCGCCGACCTCATCAAGCGCGAGCTTTTCCGCCAGGCTTCCGCCACGCGCGGGTCGGACCAGACGATGTTCGACCAGCTCGCCGGCTATTCGGCGCTGCGGGTGTCGGGCCCAGTGCTGCGCGAGAAGGATGAGGGGCTCGAGCGGGTGAGCTGCGGCGCCAGCCTCGCGCTCGACCTGCCGCCGGGCGTGGCGGTGGTCGGCCGCCGGCGGACGCTGACGGCGTCGGTCACCTACGACCTCCAGCCCGCGACCGATTCAAGCGGCGACGTTCTGGTCCTGCGCGGCGCCGAGGGGATCACCGTCCCGCTCGCGACCCTGGCCCGGAGCGGGAGCCAGCCGGCACCGGTGCCGATCCCGGCCGCGCCGGTGACGGACGAGGCCGCGCCGTCCGAACCGGCGCCCGAGGCCGATCCTGCGCCGCCGCCGCCGCCGGTGCCGGCCGAACCCGCCCCGGTGACCAGCGCCTCGCGGCCGAGCTTCAACTGCGCCCGGGCGCGGACCTCGGGCGAAGTGGCGGTTTGCGGGAGCGACAGCCTCGCCGCGCTCGACCGGCAGATGGCGAGCTTCTACGTCCAGGCGTTGCGCGATGCCGACCCCGCCCAGCGCGCGCTCCTCCAGCGCACCCGCGACCGCTTTCTCGCCTTCCGCGACCGCTGCGACAACGACCGCTGCATCGCCGATGCCTATCGCGGGCGGATCAGCGAGATCCGCGACATCGTCGATGGGCGGTGGCGGGGGAATTAG
- the dnaE gene encoding DNA polymerase III subunit alpha, giving the protein MAFVPLRVLSSFSMLEGSIEPKPLAKLAKKLGFPAVALTDRNGLYAAMAFSEAAMGEGVQPIIGATLGLARPEAWGGKAETIDWLVLLAKDEGGYGNLCKLVSKAHMERPDHLDPHVTLADLETLSEGLIALTAGGEGSVVRLLADGQAAKAKAALLEFQRIFPDRLYVEISRRGDPAEEAAEGALLDLAYDRGLPLVATNPALYDAPDFHAAHDAMLCIASSSYVDEGNRKRSSVDAWLKPETVMAELFADLPEALDNTLVVARRCAVAAPKRRPILPRMGEDEDEALRKAAHAGLEGRIADYPEEQKPAYRERLDFELDVITRMGFAGYFLIVADFIQWAKANDIPVGPGRGSGAGSAVAWALLITDLDPLALGLLFERFLNPERVSMPDFDIDFCETHRDKVIRYVQGKYGRDKVAQIITFGRLKARAVLKDTGRVLQMPYGQVDRLAKLVPNHPTDPWTLERSLNGVSELAAEVKSDAQVKRLFDLAMKLEGLPRHSSTHAAGVVIGDRPLQELVPLHRDPRSDMPVTQFDMKYVEGAGLVKFDFLGLKTLSVLKEGQRLLAKRGIAVDFAKLGWDDEAVYELLQRGDTVGVFQLESEGMRRTLAAVRPTNFGDIIALVSLYRPGPMDNIPLFGDRKNGRQAIEYPHPLLEEVLKETYGIFVYQEQVMQAAQVLAGYSLGEADLLRRAMGKKIKAEMDAQRERFVEGCAAHDIKPAKANELFDLIDKFAGYGFNKSHAAAYALVAYHTAWLKAHHPAEFFAASMSYDIHQTDKLCLFVDDLRRMGLTLLPPDINVSEADFDVAANGDGLAVRYALGALKGVGEKAMAELVADRKTKGPYTSLEDFAARVDPRLLNRRQLESLAAAGALDGLNEDRAAVHAGAETILAHAVSAHSARTSGQGGLFGGAGDGPADVAPIRLPRDAQWTLAERMANEREAFGFYFSAHPVDQHRHLLAAHRVRSSAELGAVPIPADGRGGATMAGLVEEARWRTSQRGRRFLMARFSDSGGQFDATVFDDEAAAAVEAAAKDGQCGLLSVELDRRPGEEQPRVTIKRFQPLEELARRSRVELTIRLPDEAAVAPVLKELGQAPSGSGMVRLVVPVSGGREATLLLPGRFALDAELAARLARFVGEEGVSLAAAEQLRLVG; this is encoded by the coding sequence ATGGCTTTCGTCCCGCTTCGCGTCCTCTCCTCCTTCTCGATGCTCGAGGGCTCGATCGAGCCGAAGCCGCTGGCCAAGCTGGCGAAGAAGCTGGGCTTTCCGGCAGTCGCGCTGACCGATCGCAACGGCCTCTACGCGGCGATGGCGTTCAGCGAGGCGGCCATGGGCGAGGGCGTCCAGCCGATCATCGGGGCGACCCTCGGCCTCGCCCGGCCCGAGGCCTGGGGCGGCAAGGCCGAGACCATCGACTGGCTGGTGCTGCTGGCCAAGGACGAGGGCGGCTACGGCAATCTCTGCAAGCTCGTCAGCAAGGCGCATATGGAGCGGCCGGATCATCTCGATCCGCATGTCACGCTGGCCGACCTCGAAACCCTGTCGGAAGGACTCATCGCGCTGACCGCGGGCGGGGAGGGGAGTGTCGTGCGCCTGCTCGCCGACGGCCAGGCCGCCAAGGCGAAGGCCGCGCTCCTCGAATTCCAGCGCATCTTCCCCGACCGCCTCTACGTCGAGATCAGCCGCCGCGGCGACCCTGCCGAGGAAGCCGCCGAAGGCGCGCTGCTCGACCTCGCCTATGATCGCGGCCTGCCGCTGGTCGCGACCAATCCCGCGCTCTACGACGCGCCCGACTTCCACGCCGCGCACGACGCCATGCTCTGCATCGCCTCGTCGAGCTATGTCGACGAGGGCAATCGCAAGCGCTCGAGCGTCGATGCCTGGCTGAAGCCCGAGACGGTCATGGCCGAGCTCTTCGCCGACCTCCCCGAAGCGCTCGACAACACGCTGGTGGTCGCCCGCCGCTGCGCCGTCGCCGCCCCCAAGCGCCGCCCGATCCTGCCGCGCATGGGCGAGGACGAGGACGAGGCGCTGCGCAAGGCCGCGCATGCCGGGCTCGAGGGCCGGATCGCCGATTATCCGGAGGAGCAGAAGCCCGCCTATCGCGAGCGCCTCGACTTCGAGCTCGACGTCATCACCCGCATGGGCTTCGCGGGCTACTTCCTGATCGTCGCCGACTTCATCCAGTGGGCCAAGGCCAACGACATTCCGGTGGGACCGGGGCGCGGCTCGGGCGCGGGCTCGGCGGTGGCCTGGGCGCTCCTCATCACCGATCTCGATCCGCTCGCGCTCGGCCTGCTGTTCGAGCGCTTCCTCAACCCCGAGCGCGTGTCGATGCCCGACTTCGACATCGACTTCTGCGAAACCCACCGCGACAAGGTGATCCGCTACGTCCAGGGCAAATATGGCCGGGACAAGGTGGCGCAGATCATCACCTTCGGGCGATTGAAGGCCCGCGCGGTGCTCAAGGACACCGGGCGCGTCCTCCAGATGCCTTATGGCCAGGTCGACCGGCTGGCGAAGCTGGTCCCTAACCACCCGACCGACCCGTGGACGCTCGAGCGGTCGCTCAACGGCGTCAGCGAGCTTGCCGCCGAGGTGAAGAGCGACGCGCAGGTGAAGCGCCTGTTCGACCTCGCGATGAAGCTCGAAGGCCTGCCGCGGCACAGCTCGACCCACGCCGCGGGCGTGGTGATCGGCGATCGCCCGTTGCAGGAGCTGGTCCCGCTTCACCGCGATCCGCGCTCGGACATGCCGGTCACGCAGTTCGACATGAAATATGTCGAGGGCGCGGGACTCGTGAAGTTCGACTTCCTCGGTTTGAAGACCCTGTCGGTGCTGAAGGAAGGCCAGCGGCTCCTCGCCAAGCGCGGGATCGCGGTCGATTTCGCCAAGCTCGGCTGGGACGACGAGGCGGTCTACGAGCTCCTCCAGCGCGGCGACACGGTGGGCGTGTTCCAGCTCGAATCCGAAGGCATGCGGCGGACGCTGGCGGCGGTCCGGCCGACCAACTTCGGCGACATCATCGCGCTGGTCTCGCTCTACCGCCCCGGCCCGATGGACAATATCCCGCTCTTCGGTGATCGCAAGAACGGGCGCCAAGCCATTGAATATCCTCACCCCCTGCTCGAGGAGGTGCTCAAGGAAACCTACGGGATCTTCGTCTACCAGGAACAGGTGATGCAGGCCGCGCAGGTACTCGCGGGCTACAGCCTCGGCGAAGCGGACCTCCTCCGCCGCGCGATGGGCAAGAAGATCAAGGCCGAGATGGACGCCCAGCGCGAGCGCTTCGTCGAGGGCTGCGCCGCCCATGACATCAAGCCCGCCAAGGCCAACGAACTGTTCGACTTGATCGACAAGTTCGCGGGCTACGGCTTCAACAAGAGCCACGCGGCGGCCTATGCGCTGGTCGCCTATCATACCGCCTGGCTGAAGGCGCATCACCCGGCGGAGTTCTTCGCCGCCTCGATGAGCTACGATATCCACCAGACCGACAAGCTCTGCCTGTTCGTCGACGACTTGCGCCGGATGGGGCTGACCCTGCTGCCGCCCGACATCAATGTTAGCGAGGCCGATTTCGACGTCGCCGCCAATGGGGACGGGCTTGCGGTGCGTTATGCGCTGGGGGCCTTGAAGGGCGTCGGCGAGAAGGCGATGGCCGAGCTGGTCGCCGACCGGAAGACCAAGGGCCCCTATACCAGCCTCGAGGATTTCGCCGCCCGGGTCGATCCGCGGCTCCTCAATCGCCGCCAGCTCGAGAGCCTCGCCGCGGCGGGCGCGCTCGACGGGCTCAACGAGGATCGCGCGGCGGTCCATGCCGGGGCCGAGACCATCCTCGCCCATGCGGTCAGCGCCCATTCGGCGCGGACCAGCGGGCAGGGCGGGCTGTTCGGCGGGGCCGGCGACGGACCGGCCGACGTCGCGCCGATCCGCTTGCCCCGGGACGCGCAATGGACGCTGGCCGAGCGGATGGCGAACGAGCGCGAGGCCTTCGGTTTCTATTTCTCGGCCCATCCGGTCGACCAGCATCGCCACCTCCTCGCCGCGCATCGCGTCCGCAGCAGCGCCGAACTGGGCGCGGTGCCGATCCCCGCCGACGGGCGCGGCGGCGCGACCATGGCCGGCCTCGTCGAGGAAGCCCGCTGGCGCACCTCGCAGCGCGGCCGCCGCTTCCTCATGGCGCGCTTCTCCGACAGCGGGGGCCAGTTCGACGCGACCGTGTTCGACGACGAAGCCGCCGCCGCAGTCGAGGCCGCGGCCAAGGACGGGCAGTGCGGGCTCCTCTCGGTGGAGCTCGACCGCCGTCCGGGCGAGGAACAGCCGCGGGTGACGATCAAGCGCTTCCAGCCGCTCGAGGAACTGGCGCGGCGAAGCCGGGTCGAGCTCACCATCCGCCTCCCCGACGAGGCCGCGGTGGCACCGGTGCTGAAGGAACTCGGCCAGGCGCCAAGCGGCAGCGGGATGGTCCGCTTGGTCGTCCCGGTCAGCGGCGGGCGCGAGGCAACCCTGCTGCTTCCGGGCCGGTTCGCGCTCGACGCCGAGCTGGCGGCACGGCTGGCGCGCTTCGTCGGTGAGGAGGGCGTCAGCCTGGCGGCGGCGGAGCAGTTGCGGCTGGTAGGATAA
- a CDS encoding hemerythrin domain-containing protein, which produces MATRNDSRTRDSKKTDNREARRERSAFSFGGKDGAAPLLGALAAGAAIGIGANWARKFLQQTSESMMAGNAWDEILKLEHKATLAKFDLLLATADDETGKRTALVKALHYALNKHAHQEEQVVYPALRQANETVDADHLEHEHGYVKTFLYRLENMEKDSADFLPTVREFRALIEEHARMEEEQVFPRFRAAMSEEQNARITSLMNKEGMKMN; this is translated from the coding sequence ATGGCCACGCGTAACGACAGCCGCACCCGCGACAGCAAGAAGACCGACAACCGCGAGGCGCGCCGCGAGCGCTCCGCTTTCTCCTTCGGCGGCAAGGATGGCGCCGCGCCCCTGCTCGGCGCGCTGGCGGCCGGCGCGGCGATCGGGATCGGCGCCAACTGGGCCCGCAAGTTCCTCCAGCAGACGTCGGAATCGATGATGGCCGGCAATGCCTGGGACGAGATCCTCAAGCTCGAGCACAAGGCGACGCTCGCCAAGTTCGACCTCCTGCTGGCGACCGCGGACGACGAGACCGGCAAGCGCACCGCGCTGGTCAAGGCGCTCCATTATGCGCTCAACAAGCATGCCCATCAGGAGGAGCAGGTGGTCTATCCCGCGCTTCGCCAGGCCAATGAGACGGTCGATGCCGACCATCTCGAGCATGAGCATGGCTATGTGAAGACCTTCCTCTATCGCCTTGAGAACATGGAAAAGGATTCGGCTGATTTCCTGCCGACCGTGCGCGAGTTCCGCGCACTCATCGAGGAACATGCGCGGATGGAGGAAGAGCAGGTCTTCCCGCGCTTCCGTGCCGCGATGAGCGAGGAGCAGAACGCCAGGATCACGTCGCTCATGAACAAGGAAGGCATGAAGATGAACTGA
- a CDS encoding pyridoxamine 5'-phosphate oxidase family protein: MADAERSEELKELFWKELKGSPFVMIGLQGVEDSRTRPWTAQVNWQDEDELKHGGDIYFFGAKSEAIVKGLAENNRVVCTYASKGHGLFASIHGTLSLVEDRALIEKFWNPIIASWYKGGKDDPDLALLRLDTSKAEIWKAEAGSTLVAAALKLLGRDPGKDHEHKNQAEVAL; encoded by the coding sequence GTGGCCGACGCCGAGCGCAGCGAAGAGCTGAAGGAATTGTTCTGGAAGGAACTCAAGGGCTCCCCCTTCGTGATGATCGGGCTGCAGGGCGTCGAAGACAGCCGCACCCGTCCGTGGACCGCGCAGGTCAACTGGCAGGACGAGGACGAGCTCAAGCACGGCGGCGACATCTATTTCTTCGGCGCGAAGTCCGAGGCGATCGTGAAGGGCCTGGCGGAGAACAACCGGGTGGTCTGCACCTATGCGTCCAAGGGCCACGGGCTGTTCGCCTCGATCCACGGAACGCTGTCGCTGGTCGAGGACCGTGCGCTGATCGAGAAGTTCTGGAACCCGATCATCGCCAGTTGGTACAAGGGCGGCAAGGACGATCCCGACCTCGCCCTTCTCCGGCTCGACACCAGCAAGGCCGAGATTTGGAAGGCCGAAGCCGGCTCGACCCTGGTCGCCGCGGCCCTGAAGCTGCTCGGTCGCGATCCGGGCAAGGACCACGAGCACAAGAACCAAGCCGAGGTCGCGCTCTAA
- a CDS encoding NYN domain-containing protein translates to MERDRNIALLIDADNASPDHLDEVLLVLGELGTINIRRAYGNWSKPALKGWGQLTSQHSIQPIQQFDVVKGKSATDMRMVIDAMDLLYRGQLDGLGIMSSDSDFLPLAQRIREAGLKVYGFGTAKTPISFQNSCDRFFDVQALAENGEQADEVHESRPVEAELLNVLGAAWKQSKRDEEGYASLSEVGQRAKAVLSFSVRNYGARSLSELVRAMPEFQVKESEGGGLLVRRVR, encoded by the coding sequence ATGGAGCGCGACCGCAACATCGCGCTCCTGATCGACGCCGACAATGCCTCGCCCGATCATCTCGACGAGGTGCTGCTGGTGCTGGGCGAACTCGGCACGATCAACATCCGCCGCGCTTATGGCAATTGGTCCAAGCCCGCGCTCAAGGGCTGGGGGCAGCTCACCAGCCAGCACTCGATCCAGCCGATCCAGCAGTTCGACGTGGTCAAGGGCAAGAGCGCGACCGACATGCGGATGGTGATTGACGCCATGGACCTGCTCTATCGTGGGCAGCTCGACGGGCTGGGGATCATGTCGAGCGACAGCGACTTCCTTCCGCTCGCGCAGCGGATCCGCGAGGCCGGGCTCAAGGTCTATGGCTTCGGCACCGCCAAGACCCCGATCAGCTTCCAGAACAGCTGCGACCGCTTCTTCGACGTCCAGGCGCTGGCCGAGAATGGCGAGCAGGCTGACGAGGTTCACGAGAGCCGTCCGGTCGAGGCCGAACTGCTCAACGTCCTCGGCGCCGCTTGGAAACAGAGCAAGCGCGACGAGGAAGGTTACGCCTCGCTCTCCGAGGTCGGCCAGCGGGCGAAGGCGGTGCTGAGCTTCTCGGTCCGCAACTATGGTGCGCGCAGCCTCTCCGAGCTGGTTCGCGCCATGCCCGAGTTCCAGGTCAAGGAGAGCGAGGGCGGCGGACTGCTGGTCCGGCGGGTCCGTTAG
- a CDS encoding carbonic anhydrase, whose translation MPEFKALLRGYHRFRAHGYSDQRRRWDALAEGQEPPVMIIGCCDSRVDPAILFDTVPGQAFILRNVANLVPPFEQGGGLHGVSAALEFAVTKLKVKHIVVMGHGACGGVSAALAGHGEPDRIFIDKWIGLLDEARDKVVAEAPADPQHALELEGVKVSLRNLRTFPFVAEREAAGELKIHGCWFAIAEGCLYELDEAADEFRAVPEEVDA comes from the coding sequence ATGCCTGAGTTCAAAGCGCTGCTGCGCGGCTATCACCGGTTCCGCGCCCATGGCTATTCCGACCAGCGCCGCCGCTGGGACGCCCTTGCCGAGGGGCAGGAGCCGCCGGTGATGATCATCGGCTGCTGCGACAGCCGGGTCGATCCAGCGATCCTGTTCGACACCGTCCCGGGTCAGGCCTTCATCCTCAGGAACGTCGCCAATCTCGTGCCGCCGTTCGAGCAGGGTGGCGGACTTCACGGCGTCTCGGCCGCGCTCGAATTCGCGGTCACCAAGCTCAAGGTGAAGCATATCGTCGTCATGGGCCATGGCGCCTGCGGCGGGGTCAGCGCCGCGCTTGCCGGCCATGGCGAGCCCGACCGGATCTTCATCGACAAGTGGATCGGCCTGCTCGACGAGGCCCGCGACAAGGTGGTCGCCGAGGCTCCCGCCGATCCCCAGCACGCGCTCGAACTCGAGGGGGTCAAGGTCAGCCTCAGGAACCTGCGCACCTTCCCCTTCGTCGCCGAGCGCGAGGCGGCGGGCGAGCTCAAGATCCACGGCTGCTGGTTCGCCATCGCCGAGGGGTGCCTCTACGAACTCGACGAGGCCGCCGACGAGTTCCGCGCCGTGCCCGAGGAAGTGGACGCCTGA
- the lipA gene encoding lipoyl synthase has translation MNAPTPLPTPPRARKPDWIRVKAPTSEGYAQTRKLMRSLNLATVCEEAACPNIGECWTKKHATVMILGDTCTRACAFCNVKTGMPRAVDPFEPQNTAIAAAQLGLEHIVITSVDRDDLPDGGASQFVKVIEALRRETPKTTIEILTPDFRNKSEDAVVRIVDAGPDVYNHNLETVPRLYPTIRPGARYYASLRLLESVKRRAPHIFTKSGVMVGLGEQRLEVHQVMDDMRSADIDFLTMGQYLQPTPRHAAVEEFVTPQAFQGYAAIARAKGFLLVAASPLTRSSYHAGDDFKKMQAARAAKLAR, from the coding sequence ATGAACGCGCCGACCCCGCTGCCCACGCCTCCTCGCGCCCGCAAGCCGGACTGGATCCGGGTCAAGGCCCCGACCAGCGAGGGCTATGCGCAGACCCGCAAGCTGATGCGCTCGCTCAACCTCGCCACCGTCTGCGAGGAAGCGGCCTGCCCCAACATTGGGGAGTGCTGGACCAAGAAGCACGCCACGGTGATGATCCTCGGCGACACCTGCACCCGGGCCTGCGCCTTCTGCAACGTCAAGACCGGCATGCCGCGCGCGGTCGATCCGTTCGAGCCGCAGAATACCGCCATCGCCGCCGCGCAGCTCGGGCTCGAGCATATCGTCATCACCAGCGTCGACCGCGACGACCTGCCCGACGGCGGCGCGAGCCAGTTCGTCAAGGTGATCGAGGCGCTCCGCCGCGAGACGCCCAAGACCACGATCGAGATCCTCACCCCCGACTTCCGCAACAAGAGCGAGGATGCGGTGGTGCGGATCGTCGACGCCGGGCCCGACGTCTACAACCACAATCTCGAGACCGTGCCGAGGCTCTATCCGACCATCCGGCCGGGCGCGCGTTATTATGCCTCGCTGCGCCTCCTGGAGAGCGTCAAGCGCCGCGCGCCACACATCTTCACCAAGTCGGGCGTGATGGTCGGTCTCGGCGAGCAACGGCTCGAGGTCCACCAGGTGATGGATGACATGCGCTCGGCCGACATCGATTTCCTGACCATGGGGCAATATCTCCAGCCGACCCCGCGCCATGCGGCGGTGGAGGAGTTCGTCACCCCGCAGGCCTTCCAGGGCTATGCCGCCATTGCCCGCGCCAAGGGTTTCCTGCTGGTCGCCGCCTCGCCGCTGACGCGCTCGAGCTATCATGCGGGCGACGACTTCAAGAAGATGCAGGCCGCCCGGGCGGCGAAGCTCGCGCGCTAG
- a CDS encoding type II toxin-antitoxin system RatA family toxin: MPRHSEQRYLPYTPEQLYELVADVARYDEFLPWVTAVRIRSSSETEMVADLIVGFGAFRERFTSKVVKDRPKAITVDYVEGPLKFLHNEWRFEPAGEGTNLHFAVDFAFRNRLFEAVAGQVFDRALRKMTSAFEQRAAALYGTNAVPAQAQTKGS, translated from the coding sequence ATGCCCCGCCACAGCGAACAGCGTTACCTGCCCTACACCCCCGAGCAGCTGTACGAGCTGGTCGCCGACGTCGCGCGCTATGACGAGTTCCTGCCGTGGGTCACGGCGGTCCGGATCCGCTCGAGTAGCGAGACCGAAATGGTGGCCGACCTGATCGTCGGCTTCGGCGCGTTCCGCGAGCGTTTCACCAGCAAGGTCGTCAAGGACCGGCCGAAGGCGATCACCGTCGACTATGTCGAGGGGCCGTTGAAATTCCTCCACAACGAATGGCGGTTCGAGCCGGCGGGGGAGGGGACCAACCTCCACTTCGCGGTGGATTTCGCCTTCCGGAACCGGCTGTTCGAGGCGGTCGCGGGGCAGGTGTTCGACCGCGCGCTGCGCAAGATGACGTCAGCCTTCGAGCAGCGCGCCGCCGCGCTCTATGGCACCAACGCCGTCCCCGCGCAGGCGCAGACCAAGGGCAGTTGA
- a CDS encoding CinA family protein, whose amino-acid sequence MDSLLHPELVAKAREVIEKNKALGRRIAVAESCTGGLVSAALTEIAGSSAVFDAGYVTYANDAKTSALAVSPDVLHTFGAVSVATAWAMAKGALEKSGADVAVAITGIAGPEGGSPAKPVGTVIFARAEKGQDPDDIIADQKLFDATGGRVGVRLQAALCALDLLIPADQ is encoded by the coding sequence ATGGACTCGCTGCTGCATCCCGAACTGGTGGCCAAGGCCCGCGAGGTGATCGAGAAGAACAAGGCGCTCGGCCGCCGGATCGCGGTCGCCGAAAGCTGCACCGGCGGCCTCGTCAGCGCCGCCTTGACCGAGATCGCGGGGTCGTCCGCCGTGTTCGACGCGGGCTATGTCACCTACGCCAATGACGCCAAGACGTCGGCGCTGGCGGTCTCGCCCGACGTGCTCCACACCTTCGGCGCGGTCAGCGTGGCGACCGCCTGGGCGATGGCCAAGGGCGCGCTCGAGAAATCGGGCGCCGACGTCGCGGTGGCGATCACCGGAATTGCCGGTCCCGAAGGCGGAAGCCCGGCCAAGCCCGTCGGCACGGTCATCTTCGCCCGCGCCGAGAAGGGGCAGGACCCCGACGACATCATCGCCGACCAGAAGTTGTTCGATGCGACCGGCGGGCGGGTCGGGGTGCGGCTGCAGGCGGCGCTCTGCGCGCTGGACCTGCTGATACCTGCCGACCAATGA
- a CDS encoding bifunctional 2-C-methyl-D-erythritol 4-phosphate cytidylyltransferase/2-C-methyl-D-erythritol 2,4-cyclodiphosphate synthase: protein MEPVTALIVAAGSGTRMGSETPKQYRPLLGKALLAHAVEALIGHPRITAVRVVIGAGQEAHARSALAGFDVGDFIIGGKERADSVRAGLEAIADGIVLVHDAARPFCPPAVIDRLLDALASADGAVPVLPMADTVAKGDSELRGTVNRVQLLRVQTPQAFHKTDLLYAYEEAATATPTDESTVMQQAGLKVATVPGDESLHKLTTANDWERAEMMLGSQMISRSGTGFDVHAFEGPGPLVMGGITIDHPQGLAGHSDADVVLHAITDALLGAAALGDIGQHFPPSDPQWKGAASDRFLVHAADLIRERGGIIDHVDCTVICEAPKVGPHRAAIQARVAEILGLKATQVSIKATTTESLGFTGRREGIAAQAIATIRLPA from the coding sequence ATGGAGCCCGTCACCGCCCTCATCGTCGCCGCCGGCTCGGGCACCCGCATGGGAAGCGAGACCCCCAAGCAATATCGCCCGCTCCTCGGCAAGGCGCTGCTGGCCCATGCGGTCGAGGCGCTGATCGGCCACCCGCGGATCACCGCCGTCCGGGTCGTGATCGGCGCGGGCCAGGAAGCGCACGCGCGCTCGGCGCTGGCCGGGTTCGACGTCGGCGACTTCATCATCGGCGGCAAGGAACGCGCCGACAGCGTCCGCGCCGGGCTGGAAGCGATTGCCGACGGGATCGTGCTGGTCCACGACGCCGCCCGCCCGTTCTGCCCGCCGGCGGTGATCGATCGGCTGCTCGACGCTTTGGCCAGCGCCGATGGCGCGGTGCCGGTGCTGCCGATGGCCGACACGGTCGCCAAGGGCGACAGCGAGCTGCGCGGCACGGTCAACCGGGTCCAGCTGCTCCGCGTCCAGACCCCGCAGGCCTTTCACAAGACCGACCTTCTTTATGCCTATGAGGAGGCCGCGACGGCCACGCCGACCGACGAATCGACCGTCATGCAGCAGGCGGGCCTCAAGGTCGCAACGGTGCCTGGCGATGAGAGCCTGCATAAGCTCACCACGGCAAATGACTGGGAACGCGCGGAAATGATGCTTGGCTCGCAGATGATCAGCCGCTCGGGCACGGGCTTCGACGTCCATGCCTTCGAAGGGCCGGGCCCGCTCGTCATGGGCGGGATCACCATCGATCATCCCCAGGGCCTTGCCGGGCACAGCGACGCCGACGTCGTCCTCCACGCCATCACCGACGCGCTTCTCGGTGCGGCCGCGCTGGGCGATATCGGCCAGCATTTCCCGCCGTCGGACCCGCAATGGAAGGGCGCCGCGAGCGACCGCTTCCTGGTCCACGCCGCCGACCTCATCCGTGAGCGTGGCGGGATCATCGACCATGTCGACTGCACGGTCATCTGCGAGGCGCCCAAGGTCGGCCCGCACCGCGCCGCGATCCAGGCGCGGGTGGCCGAGATCCTCGGCCTCAAGGCAACCCAAGTCAGCATCAAGGCGACCACCACCGAAAGCCTCGGTTTCACCGGGCGCCGCGAAGGCATAGCGGCGCAGGCGATCGCCACCATTCGCCTCCCCGCCTGA